Proteins encoded within one genomic window of Oncorhynchus mykiss isolate Arlee chromosome 27, USDA_OmykA_1.1, whole genome shotgun sequence:
- the LOC110508071 gene encoding diacylglycerol O-acyltransferase 2-like, protein MKLVKTQRTEFLENISVLQWIWSFLLLGPVCIGLMVYLLSTSLWPLPVLYLIWQLTDWHTPERGGRRSSFVRNWKVWNRVRDYFPMKLVKTAELNPNENYILGCHPHGVLSIGAFASFSTEACGFMDLFPGVRSCLCILGGLFKIPLYREYVMATGCCPVSKPSLKHLLSHSGQGNALVIVIGGAAESLLSLPGVNTVVMKQRKGFVRVALEFGANLVPVYSYGENNIFRQVIFSEGSVGWRFQQLFKKIMSFSPCLFVGERWFWMPYRCPVTTVVGSPIPVPKRPSPTQEEVDHYHGLYMESLVKLFNEHKASCGLSDSHELQIV, encoded by the coding sequence ATGAAGCTGGTGAAAACTCAAAGGACAGAGTTCCTGGAGAATATCAGTGTTCTGCAGTGGATATGGAGCTTCCTCCTGTTAGGTCCGGTTTGTATTGGATTGATGGTGTACCTTCTGTCGACTTCTCTGTGGCCGCTGCCTGTTCTCTACCTCATCTGGCAGTTGACGGACTGGCACACACCTGAAAGAGGAGGCAGGAGAAGTTCTTTTGTGAGAAACTGGAAAGTGTGGAATCGCGTTAGGGACTACTTCCCCATGAAGTTAGTGAAGACGGCGGAGTTGAACCCGAACGAGAACTACATCTTAGGGTGTCATCCTCATGGGGTGTTGAGCATCGGAGCCTTTGCCTCGTTTAGCACCGAGGCCTGTGGATTTATGGACCTCTTTCCTGGGGTGCGCTCCTGCCTCTGCATCCTGGGGGGCCTCTTCAAGATCCCCCTCTACAGGGAATATGTCATGGCCACAGGTTGTTGTCCCGTCAGCAAGCCCAGTCTAAAGCACCTTCTGTCTCATAGTGGACAAGGCAATGCGCTGGTGATAGTGATAGGGGGCGCTGCTGAGTCGCTGTTGAGCCTGCCTGGGGTCAACACTGTGGTTATGAAGCAGAGGAAAGGCTTCGTCCGGGTGGCCCTGGAGTTTGGGGCTAACCTGGTGCCCGTCTACTCGTATGGGGAGAACAATATTTTCCGCCAGGTGATCTTCTCAGAGGGCAGTGTGGGCTGGAGGTTCCAGCAACTCTTTAAGAAAATCATGAGCTTTTCCCCATGTCTGTTTGTAGGTGAACGCTGGTTCTGGATGCCTTACCGCTGCCCGGTCACCACTGTAGTGGGTAGTCCTATCCCAGTGCCAAAGAGGCCTTCTCCCACTCAGGAGGAGGTGGACCACTATCATGGCCTCTATATGGAATCCCTGGTCAAGCTCTTCAATGAACACAAGGCCAGCTGTGGACTCTCAGACAGCCACGAGCTGCAGATCGTATAG